The Amblyomma americanum isolate KBUSLIRL-KWMA chromosome 3, ASM5285725v1, whole genome shotgun sequence genome window below encodes:
- the LOC144123165 gene encoding uncharacterized protein LOC144123165: MDYQPDCDRQVTNEAVFNPEDILVTSVLQSPSTTELGNVTHTNSEQLGPSLATNEENSVGYLSPDLTAKPFRCVFCTYTSTNYDEVLTHIEWHDAIAKFECSLCTTAFQTTHDLEMHMSCHAREKRYKCDQCPFVVASRSRLDEHMRRHTGERPYQCDKCLYAAATRRALADHRRTHTGEKPYKCDKCLYAAATRRTLEMHKRTHTGERPYKCEECLYAASTRSNLQMHKRTHTGERPYKCDECLYAATTRCNLEMHKRRHSGERPYK, from the coding sequence AGGCTGTATTCAATCCAGAGGATATTCTCGTTACTTCTGTTCTACAATCGCCGTCGACCACTGAGCTCGGAAATGTAACCCACACAAATTCGGAGCAGCTGGGACCATCGCTGGCTACGAATGAAGAAAATTCTGTCGGGTATTTGAGCCCTGACTTGACAGCAAAGCCGTTCAGATGCGTCTTCTGTACCTACACTTCTACTAATTATGACGAAGTTTTGACACACATCGAATGGCACGACGCAATAGCGAAATTTGAATGCTCCCTATGCACAACGGCGTTTCAGACGACCCACGACCTTGAAATGCACATGTCATGTCATGCTCGGGAGAAAAGATACAAGTGCGACCAGTGCCCCTTTGTAGTGGCTTCACGTAGCAGGCTAGATGAGCACATGCGTAGGCACACAGGCGAAAGACCCTACCAGTGtgacaagtgcctttatgcagcggctacACGTCGCGCCCTAGCTGATCACAGGCGTACTCACACAGGAGAAAAACCCTACAAATGtgacaagtgcctttatgcagcggctacACGTCGCACCCTAGAaatgcacaagcgtacgcacacaggcgaaaggcCCTACAAGTGCGAAGAGTGCCTTTATGCGGCGAGTACACGTAGCAACCTACAaatgcacaagcgtacgcacacaggcgaaaggcCCTACAAGTGCGACgagtgcctttatgcagcgacTACACGTTGCAACCTAGAAATGCACAAGCGTAGGCACTCAGGCGAAAGACCCTACAAGTGa